From Nicotiana tabacum cultivar K326 chromosome 22, ASM71507v2, whole genome shotgun sequence, one genomic window encodes:
- the LOC107801595 gene encoding uncharacterized protein LOC107801595 codes for MWALKRLNLDWAEAANLRLTQLNEMEEFRFHAYESAVVYKERMKFVHDKKILKKEFKTGDLVLLFNSRLKLFPGKLKSKWSGPFKVVNASPYGAVELESTDGSRTFKVNGQRIKHYLGIDGEKYFVEQLALKNGPCPTIE; via the coding sequence ATGTGGGCGTTGAAAAGGCTAAACTTAGATTGGGCGGAAGCTGCAAATTTGAGGTTaacacaactcaatgaaatggagGAATTCCGGTTCCATGCTTATGAAAGTGCAGTTGTGTACAAAGAACGGATGAAGTTTGTCCATGACAAGAAGATCTTGAAAAAAGAGTTTAAGACGGGTGATTTGGTCTTGCTCTTTAACTCAAGGCTCAAATTGTTTCCGGGcaagcttaaatcaaaatggtCCGGTCCATTCAAAGTGGTCAATGCCTCTCCTTATGGAGCGGTGGAATTAGAATCAACAGATGGGTCCCGGACATTCAAGGTAAATGGCCAACGcatcaagcactacttgggcatTGATGGAGAAAAATATTTCGTGGAGCAGCTGGCTCTCAAAAATGGCCCATGCCCGACCATTGAGTGA
- the LOC142176234 gene encoding uncharacterized protein LOC142176234, whose product MPDWSLPFELMCDSSGIAIGAMLGQHHNKVLHPVYYASKTLIGAQMNYTVFLLQEFDFEVKDRKGTQNQVADHLSRLEKAGRPQGDLEINDAFTNEHILALSSTFSPWYADIANYLVSELIPDGLESYQRKKFSRDCRQYYWEEPYLFRFCADNITRRCVPEEEVMPILKACHDSPVGGHHGGYRTAAKVLEYGYYWPSIYHDANQIVKACDQCQ is encoded by the exons ATGCCCGATTGGTCActtcctttcgagctcatgtgtgactcCAGTGGTATAGCCATTGGAGCAATGCTTGGCCAACATCATAACAAAGTTCTCCACCCGGTGTACTATGCAAGTAAAACTCTCATTGGGGCACAAATGAACTACACG GTCTttttgttgcaagaatttgacttcgaAGTCAAAGATCGCAAGGGAACTCAAAATCAAGTTGCGGATCATTTGTCAAGGCTTGAGAAAGCAGGGAGACCACAGGGAGATCTTGAAATCAATGATGCATTCACTAATGAGCACATATTGGCATTATCTAGCACTTTTTCTCCTTGGTATGCCGATATTGCTAACTACTTGGTTAGTGAACTTATCCCGGATGGATTGGAATCTTATCAAAGAAAGAAGTTTTCGAGAGACTGTCGGCAATACTATTGGGAGGAACCATACTTGTTCCGTTTTTGTGCTGACAATATTACCAGAAGGTGTGTTCCCGAAGAAGAGGTTATGCCAATTCTCAAGGCATGCCATGACTCACCGGTTGGGGGTCATCATGGAGGATATCGAACGGCGGCTAAAGTTCTTGAATATGGGTATTATTGGCCTTCCATCTACCATGATGCCAATCAAATAGTCAAGGCTTGCGACCAATGTCAATGA